In Candidatus Contubernalis alkalaceticus, the following proteins share a genomic window:
- the carA gene encoding glutamine-hydrolyzing carbamoyl-phosphate synthase small subunit, giving the protein MKTVLMLADGTCFNGKAYGSPVKAVGEVVFNTSMGMYGEIITDPVSCGQIVVMTYPLIGNYGIHSAELYSQYVHASGMVLREGAAEPSSWRMESTLEKFLQDHGVPGVVEVDTRALTRHLRRHGSMPGLIASQDEVDPAFFKNYGFEPVRFIEKVTTEKAYNLVEGESPVVVVDLGMGSWLPTALQSLGLALRVVPAGTPAAEILAMNPRGLVISSGPEGDPELTEIARQLYPAVISLPTMGVGLGMEVIALSLGARLEKMKFGHRGTNQPVTNLAGGKNFITCQNHGFVVEESSLKGTGLKVTERNIHDGTLEGLAHEELPVIAVQYYPSVESLLEGEETLFARFKKMIKI; this is encoded by the coding sequence ATGAAAACTGTTTTAATGCTGGCTGATGGAACCTGTTTTAATGGAAAAGCTTACGGAAGTCCGGTGAAAGCGGTGGGAGAAGTAGTGTTTAATACTTCCATGGGGATGTATGGGGAAATAATAACGGATCCTGTTTCCTGCGGACAAATTGTGGTGATGACTTATCCTTTAATAGGCAATTACGGCATTCATTCTGCTGAACTTTACAGCCAATACGTTCATGCCAGCGGTATGGTCTTACGGGAAGGGGCTGCAGAACCCAGCAGTTGGAGGATGGAGAGCACCCTGGAAAAGTTTTTACAGGATCATGGAGTCCCGGGGGTGGTGGAGGTTGATACCCGAGCTCTCACCCGGCACCTCCGCAGGCACGGCTCAATGCCGGGATTGATTGCCAGTCAGGATGAAGTGGATCCTGCCTTTTTTAAGAATTACGGGTTTGAACCCGTCCGTTTTATTGAAAAGGTTACTACTGAAAAAGCGTACAACCTGGTGGAAGGGGAAAGCCCTGTGGTGGTGGTAGACTTAGGGATGGGAAGCTGGCTGCCCACTGCCCTTCAAAGTTTGGGATTAGCGTTAAGGGTTGTACCTGCCGGGACACCGGCAGCAGAAATTCTTGCCATGAATCCCCGGGGACTGGTAATATCCAGCGGCCCAGAGGGGGATCCGGAGTTGACAGAGATTGCCCGCCAACTTTATCCGGCAGTCATTTCACTGCCTACGATGGGGGTGGGCTTAGGGATGGAGGTCATTGCCCTGTCTTTAGGTGCCCGCCTTGAAAAAATGAAATTTGGACACCGGGGAACCAACCAACCGGTAACTAACTTGGCCGGGGGCAAAAACTTTATCACCTGTCAGAATCACGGATTTGTTGTGGAGGAATCCAGCCTAAAGGGTACCGGATTAAAGGTTACAGAGAGGAATATTCATGATGGAACCCTGGAGGGGTTAGCTCATGAGGAACTGCCGGTTATAGCTGTGCAGTATTATCCTTCGGTGGAATCACTTTTAGAAGGAGAAGAGACTTTGTTTGCCCGATTTAAAAAGATGATTAAAATATAG
- the mobA gene encoding molybdenum cofactor guanylyltransferase, with protein sequence MGKTAKSAVVLAGGSSKRMGKDKSQLTLAGMTMLEIIVGKLQKVFDEIIVVGEREEQAGNLPVIFTRDIIVKPVKNSLTGVHAGLTRSSSDFSLVVACDMPFLNLNLLHYLSEYPVNDYDLVVPLINDCHQSLHAVYSKSCVDYIAEHLNKDYYRIGYFITQINTKYISQQEIEKYDSEFLSFQNINTRQEFERAVNLVKERPELVRQ encoded by the coding sequence ATGGGGAAAACAGCAAAGTCTGCAGTTGTTCTTGCAGGGGGCAGCAGTAAAAGGATGGGTAAGGATAAATCTCAGCTCACTCTTGCTGGGATGACAATGTTGGAAATTATTGTTGGGAAACTTCAGAAAGTGTTCGACGAAATTATTGTGGTAGGGGAAAGGGAAGAGCAAGCAGGAAATCTTCCGGTGATTTTTACCAGGGATATCATTGTTAAGCCCGTGAAAAATTCCCTGACGGGAGTCCATGCCGGCTTAACCAGGTCCTCCAGTGATTTCAGTTTAGTGGTGGCCTGTGATATGCCTTTTCTAAATCTTAATTTGCTGCATTATCTTTCTGAATATCCTGTTAATGACTATGATCTGGTTGTTCCCCTGATTAATGATTGTCACCAGTCACTGCACGCGGTGTACAGCAAGAGTTGCGTAGATTATATTGCTGAACATTTGAACAAGGATTATTATCGAATAGGATATTTCATCACCCAGATAAACACAAAATATATTTCACAGCAGGAAATAGAAAAGTATGACTCAGAATTTCTTTCCTTTCAGAACATTAATACCAGGCAAGAGTTTGAAAGAGCTGTTAATCTGGTTAAGGAAAGGCCTGAGTTGGTCCGCCAGTAA
- a CDS encoding aspartate carbamoyltransferase catalytic subunit has protein sequence MQCETGSSITARNVTGSEFIEKDLLGIRDLKKEIIELILKKAEGYKKAFQENLEFPPLLTGKTVVNLFFENSTRTRMSFEKAAVNLGAVVMNFDSGTSSVKKGETLVDTVRTVESLGVEGIILRHSLAGSPVMAGNAVKIPVINAGDGCHEHPSQALLDLFTIQEIKGGIAGLKVLFVGDILHSRVVRSNLWALLKLGAEVTVVGPFTLLPPGLWDMGVKISWDLESCLEEAEVIYMLRLQRERQEKGYFPSIGEYRKYFALTAERAENISPSAVIMHPGPVFPGLEIDHSLMDDPRCLIQEQVKNGVFVRMALLDLWVAREVN, from the coding sequence TTGCAATGTGAAACCGGTAGTTCCATTACTGCAAGAAATGTGACAGGAAGTGAGTTTATAGAAAAAGACCTGCTGGGAATCAGAGATTTAAAAAAGGAAATCATTGAGCTGATACTAAAGAAGGCGGAGGGTTATAAAAAAGCTTTTCAGGAAAACCTGGAGTTCCCTCCTCTGTTAACGGGGAAAACGGTAGTGAACCTCTTTTTTGAAAACAGCACCAGGACCCGGATGTCTTTTGAAAAGGCTGCAGTGAATCTGGGGGCAGTGGTGATGAACTTCGACAGTGGAACCAGCAGTGTAAAAAAAGGGGAAACATTGGTGGATACGGTGAGGACGGTTGAATCCCTGGGGGTGGAGGGAATTATCCTCAGACATTCCCTGGCCGGTTCCCCGGTCATGGCGGGTAATGCGGTAAAGATACCGGTGATCAATGCCGGGGACGGCTGTCATGAACACCCCAGTCAAGCTCTTTTGGATTTGTTCACTATACAGGAAATTAAAGGCGGCATTGCCGGACTGAAGGTCCTTTTTGTAGGAGATATTCTGCACAGCAGAGTAGTGAGGTCAAACCTCTGGGCACTCCTAAAGCTGGGGGCGGAAGTAACGGTGGTGGGGCCTTTTACTTTATTGCCTCCGGGTCTTTGGGATATGGGGGTCAAAATTTCCTGGGATCTGGAAAGTTGTTTGGAGGAGGCAGAGGTAATATATATGCTGCGGCTGCAGAGGGAAAGACAGGAGAAGGGTTACTTTCCTTCTATAGGTGAATACAGGAAGTATTTTGCGCTTACGGCAGAAAGAGCTGAGAATATTTCTCCTTCTGCAGTAATTATGCATCCAGGCCCGGTATTTCCCGGGCTAGAAATAGACCACAGCTTGATGGATGATCCCCGTTGTTTGATTCAAGAACAGGTAAAAAACGGTGTGTTCGTGAGGATGGCTCTGCTGGACCTTTGGGTCGCCCGGGAGGTGAATTAG
- a CDS encoding dihydroorotase — translation MLLLIKGGTVLNPPTGLLEVSDILIQGGKITEIAPQIQVGQAEIIEASGLLVVPGLVDPHVHLREPGFEGKETIRTGCASAAAGGYTSIACMPNTEPVTDNRLTVNYVKNTAVQEGVVKVYPIGAVTKGSLGKEMAEIGLMVEEGIVAVSDDGQPVDSASMMLSAMQYAAMFDLPIISHCEERSLAQGGAMHYGLQSTLLGIQGIPDVAEAIMVARDILLAEFTGARLHIAHVSCAKSVELIRSAKARGVKVTAEVTPHHLVLIDEDVKDFDTHMKMNPPLRSRDDRKALREALRDGTIDMIATDHAPHSILDKDVEFERAPFGVVGLETALSLVLTELVEPGHLTLEQAVSAFSCNPASFLGIEGGNLKTGVEADLTLIDLKAEKIISQDKFYSKGKNTPFEGRRVRGFPVMTLVRGKVVMKEGRVLL, via the coding sequence ATGCTATTATTAATCAAGGGCGGCACGGTACTGAATCCTCCTACCGGGTTGTTGGAAGTGTCGGATATATTAATACAGGGGGGCAAGATTACTGAAATAGCTCCTCAAATACAAGTTGGCCAGGCGGAAATAATTGAAGCTTCAGGCCTTTTGGTAGTGCCTGGATTGGTTGATCCTCATGTACATCTGCGGGAACCAGGGTTTGAAGGAAAGGAAACCATCCGCACCGGCTGCGCCAGTGCGGCGGCAGGTGGATATACCTCCATCGCTTGTATGCCCAACACTGAACCGGTAACCGACAACCGCCTGACGGTGAATTATGTTAAAAATACCGCAGTCCAGGAGGGCGTGGTGAAGGTTTACCCCATCGGGGCCGTTACTAAAGGTTCTTTGGGGAAAGAAATGGCGGAAATTGGATTGATGGTTGAAGAGGGGATTGTGGCGGTTTCAGATGACGGTCAGCCGGTGGACAGTGCTTCCATGATGCTTTCCGCCATGCAGTATGCGGCCATGTTTGATCTCCCCATAATCAGCCACTGCGAGGAAAGGTCCCTGGCCCAGGGGGGAGCCATGCATTACGGACTGCAGAGCACTCTATTGGGAATTCAGGGAATTCCTGATGTGGCAGAGGCCATCATGGTAGCTCGGGATATCCTGTTGGCAGAGTTTACCGGGGCAAGGCTTCACATCGCCCATGTCAGCTGTGCTAAATCGGTGGAATTAATCCGCAGTGCTAAAGCTAGAGGAGTAAAGGTTACCGCTGAAGTAACCCCACATCATCTGGTTTTGATTGATGAAGATGTGAAAGATTTTGATACCCATATGAAGATGAATCCACCTTTACGGAGTCGGGATGACCGCAAAGCATTGAGGGAGGCCCTGAGGGACGGTACTATAGATATGATTGCCACAGATCATGCTCCACACAGTATTTTGGACAAGGATGTAGAATTTGAAAGGGCGCCCTTTGGGGTGGTGGGTCTGGAAACAGCTCTATCTCTGGTGCTGACGGAACTGGTGGAACCGGGGCATTTGACGTTGGAACAGGCAGTCTCCGCTTTTAGCTGTAATCCGGCCAGCTTTCTGGGAATTGAAGGGGGGAACCTGAAGACTGGGGTTGAAGCTGACCTTACACTAATTGACCTAAAGGCTGAAAAGATTATCAGTCAGGATAAGTTTTATTCTAAGGGGAAAAATACACCCTTTGAAGGCCGAAGAGTCCGAGGATTTCCGGTGATGACCTTGGTACGGGGAAAAGTAGTTATGAAAGAGGGTAGAGTGTTACTTTAA
- a CDS encoding molybdopterin molybdotransferase MoeA, which yields MEHIVGIKEGLSAILKDLPVTRVTSRKTLNSQGYILAEDITAPFDYPPFTRSRMDGYGVVSGDFKNLPPGCTLTLKIKGTLGAGSESRVKINPGETVRIMTGAVLPRGVDAVVPFEMVHQQGGYAQFTQRVKPGDNISPAGEDFKKGRQILFRGGLIRPGEAALLASLGKARVKVYSRPRVGVLATGEELMPLNRKREFGKIYNSNSYMVSSQVALSGGVPVYLGIAGDKKNITAGVLKRQMPGLSVFVTTGGAARGEYDLTEEVFLSLGAKILFNRVSMKPGNYMVAARKDGFLFFGLSGSPSAAFVSFQQLVRPVLWRLQGCQESTASEVNAQLVGDIKGVYPQDRYYKANTFVRQGVFQVEPTGYGFSSFARVNSLIHIPPGKGPFGPGDEVQVQLMDLP from the coding sequence TTGGAACATATTGTAGGTATTAAGGAAGGCTTGTCCGCAATCTTAAAGGATCTTCCCGTTACCCGGGTCACTTCCCGAAAAACATTAAACAGCCAGGGTTATATTCTGGCTGAAGATATTACCGCACCTTTTGATTATCCGCCCTTTACCCGATCTAGGATGGACGGTTATGGGGTTGTTTCCGGTGATTTTAAGAACCTGCCTCCCGGCTGTACCCTGACTTTAAAAATAAAGGGGACGCTGGGGGCCGGAAGTGAATCCAGGGTTAAAATTAATCCGGGAGAAACCGTTAGAATCATGACCGGTGCGGTTCTCCCCCGGGGGGTTGATGCAGTAGTACCTTTTGAAATGGTGCATCAGCAGGGGGGTTATGCCCAATTTACCCAAAGGGTCAAGCCGGGGGATAATATCTCCCCAGCGGGAGAAGATTTTAAAAAAGGCCGGCAGATATTATTTCGAGGAGGCCTGATTCGTCCCGGGGAGGCTGCACTGCTGGCCTCTTTAGGGAAAGCCAGGGTGAAAGTTTATTCCCGTCCCCGGGTAGGGGTTCTGGCTACCGGTGAAGAATTGATGCCTTTGAATAGAAAGAGGGAATTTGGTAAAATTTATAATTCCAACAGTTATATGGTGAGCAGCCAGGTGGCTTTAAGCGGTGGGGTTCCTGTGTATTTAGGGATTGCCGGGGATAAAAAAAATATTACTGCCGGTGTTCTTAAGAGGCAGATGCCGGGGTTGTCTGTTTTTGTTACTACGGGAGGAGCAGCCCGGGGAGAGTACGACCTTACGGAAGAGGTTTTTTTATCTTTAGGTGCAAAAATTTTATTTAACCGGGTATCCATGAAGCCGGGGAATTACATGGTGGCGGCCCGTAAAGATGGTTTCCTCTTTTTTGGATTATCCGGCAGCCCCTCGGCAGCTTTTGTTTCTTTTCAGCAGCTGGTCAGGCCTGTCCTGTGGAGGCTTCAGGGATGCCAAGAAAGCACGGCATCGGAGGTAAATGCTCAATTGGTGGGAGATATTAAGGGGGTATACCCCCAGGACAGGTATTATAAGGCGAATACATTTGTGCGGCAGGGAGTTTTTCAGGTAGAACCCACTGGATATGGATTTTCCTCCTTCGCCCGGGTAAATTCTCTAATCCATATACCACCGGGAAAAGGGCCATTTGGCCCCGGAGATGAAGTGCAGGTCCAGCTGATGGACCTGCCGTGA
- a CDS encoding MOSC domain-containing protein, translating into MTGKVAAVCTSDTKGVRKSNVGEAVLQEEHGFVGDAHAGGWHRQVSLLALESVQKMRDMGLDVNPGDFAENITTEKLDLVSLPIGTKMALGEEVLLEVTQIGKECHNRCAIYYQAGDCVMPKEGIFARVLQGGKVSVGNTIKVLEQ; encoded by the coding sequence ATGACAGGGAAAGTTGCAGCTGTCTGTACCAGCGACACCAAAGGGGTCAGAAAAAGTAATGTAGGAGAGGCTGTCCTTCAAGAAGAGCATGGCTTTGTGGGAGATGCTCATGCCGGAGGCTGGCACAGGCAGGTCAGCCTCTTGGCACTGGAGAGTGTTCAAAAAATGAGGGATATGGGGTTGGATGTAAATCCGGGTGATTTTGCTGAGAACATTACTACAGAAAAGCTGGACCTGGTTTCTCTGCCAATTGGCACCAAAATGGCATTGGGAGAAGAGGTGCTCTTGGAAGTAACCCAGATCGGAAAAGAGTGCCATAACCGATGTGCTATTTATTATCAGGCAGGGGACTGCGTGATGCCCAAAGAAGGGATATTTGCCAGGGTTCTTCAAGGGGGCAAGGTTTCTGTGGGGAATACGATTAAGGTATTGGAACAGTAA
- a CDS encoding twin-arginine translocase TatA/TatE family subunit: MIGRLGTTELLIILGVVLVIFGPSKLPELGKSLGKGIREFRGAAKDIKDSINIEDDEEKPRVQAKPEPVKEKPEESSSDEKDSTS; the protein is encoded by the coding sequence GTGATAGGAAGATTAGGTACAACGGAGCTTTTAATCATACTAGGGGTTGTCCTGGTCATCTTCGGACCCAGCAAACTGCCGGAATTAGGAAAGTCCCTGGGAAAAGGGATCAGAGAATTCAGAGGTGCTGCCAAGGATATAAAAGACAGCATAAATATTGAAGATGATGAAGAAAAACCTAGAGTACAAGCCAAGCCTGAGCCTGTAAAAGAAAAGCCTGAGGAGTCTTCATCGGATGAAAAGGATTCCACATCTTAA
- the moaA gene encoding GTP 3',8-cyclase MoaA, with protein sequence MGKLIDPYGREIDYLRVSVIDKCNLKCFYCVPDDVGSCSPNVSEVMSLEEIINISKAAAALGIKKVRLTGGEPLVRKDIVEMVSKISQIEGIDDISLTTNGVLLNKLAPALVKAGLTRVNISLDSLNPENFKKITRGGALKKTQEGIQAALKAGLTPVKINVVAMKGINDGEIEEFVKLTVENDLHVRFIEYMPISKSHQKQWGECFIPLSEIQGLCEKIGPLEKQFSFHGNGPADYYRIQGAKGLVGFISPVSRHFCGQCNRLRITSDGKIKPCLFSMDEIDLIEAGGDQEKIKQLFLQSLKFRPDPHQVDKNPDSRFNCSKREMQQIGG encoded by the coding sequence ATGGGAAAATTAATTGATCCATATGGTAGAGAAATTGATTATCTCAGGGTTTCAGTCATAGATAAGTGCAATTTGAAATGTTTTTACTGTGTTCCCGATGATGTTGGTTCCTGTTCTCCTAATGTATCTGAAGTAATGTCTCTGGAGGAAATTATAAATATATCCAAGGCTGCAGCTGCCCTGGGTATCAAAAAAGTTAGGCTGACCGGGGGAGAACCCCTGGTTAGGAAAGATATTGTGGAGATGGTCTCTAAAATATCTCAAATTGAAGGAATTGACGATATCTCTCTGACCACCAACGGAGTTTTATTAAATAAATTGGCACCGGCCCTGGTGAAAGCCGGCTTAACCCGGGTCAATATCAGCCTGGACTCATTAAACCCGGAAAATTTTAAAAAAATTACCCGGGGAGGTGCGTTGAAAAAAACTCAAGAAGGGATTCAGGCAGCCCTTAAGGCGGGGCTTACCCCGGTAAAAATTAATGTTGTGGCTATGAAGGGTATCAACGACGGAGAGATAGAAGAATTTGTGAAGTTAACTGTGGAAAATGATCTTCATGTGCGATTTATTGAGTATATGCCCATCAGTAAGAGCCACCAAAAGCAGTGGGGGGAGTGCTTTATCCCTCTATCTGAGATTCAAGGGCTTTGCGAAAAAATTGGTCCATTGGAGAAGCAGTTCTCTTTTCATGGTAATGGCCCGGCAGATTATTATCGAATTCAAGGAGCCAAGGGATTAGTGGGCTTTATCTCTCCAGTCAGCAGGCATTTTTGCGGCCAATGCAACCGGTTGAGGATTACCTCTGACGGAAAGATTAAGCCCTGTCTTTTCTCAATGGATGAAATCGATTTGATAGAGGCCGGAGGAGATCAAGAAAAAATTAAGCAGCTGTTTCTTCAGTCCCTAAAGTTTCGGCCGGACCCTCATCAGGTGGATAAAAATCCCGACAGCAGGTTCAACTGCAGCAAGAGGGAAATGCAGCAGATTGGCGGCTAG
- the mobB gene encoding molybdopterin-guanine dinucleotide biosynthesis protein B produces the protein MIPVISVVGWSNTGKTTLICKLIPELKKRGYKTATVKHHRKSFEMDSPGKDTWLHRQAGAVVSAISSPQRFAYVRELEEELSLEEIVKDVKGVDLIITEGYKFGDRPKLEVFRKEAANKMELISSPPELFAAATDYDFGLPGVSQFDLEDAVGMVDLIEQKFLKKA, from the coding sequence TTGATTCCAGTAATTTCTGTAGTAGGTTGGTCAAATACCGGCAAGACTACTTTGATTTGTAAACTTATTCCAGAACTAAAAAAGAGAGGTTATAAAACGGCCACGGTCAAGCACCACAGGAAAAGTTTTGAAATGGATTCACCGGGTAAAGATACCTGGCTTCATCGGCAGGCGGGAGCAGTAGTTTCTGCCATTTCTTCACCCCAAAGGTTTGCTTATGTCAGGGAACTGGAGGAGGAACTGTCTCTGGAGGAAATCGTAAAGGATGTTAAAGGGGTAGATTTGATTATTACTGAAGGATATAAGTTTGGTGACAGGCCTAAGTTGGAAGTATTTCGAAAAGAGGCAGCCAATAAAATGGAATTGATCTCTTCGCCTCCGGAACTTTTTGCGGCAGCTACGGACTATGATTTTGGCCTGCCCGGAGTATCTCAGTTTGACCTTGAGGATGCGGTGGGAATGGTAGACCTTATTGAACAGAAATTTTTAAAAAAGGCGTAA
- the carB gene encoding carbamoyl-phosphate synthase large subunit, which yields MPKRKDLKKVMVIGSGPIVIGQAAEFDYAGTQACRALKEEGILEVILINSNPATIMTDPHIADKVYIEPLTAEFVSRIIAKEKPDGLLPTLGGQTGLNIAVELAEMGILEEENVELLGTPLETIKKAEDRELFKQMMTDIGEPVPESVIVTSFKEAREFAESIGYPVIVRPAYTLGGTGGGIAHNLEELEAITVRGLRYSRINQALIEKSVVGWKEMEFEMMRDGAGNCIVVCGMENFDPMGIHTGDSIVTAPIQTLTTTEFHRLRQSCIKIMHALGIEGGCNVQFAVDTESFDYYVIEVNPRVSRSSALASKATGYPIAKVSAKIAVGLTLEEIQNPVTEKTTACFEPTIDYVVMKIPRWPFDKFYKADRVLGTQMKATGEVMSIDRTLESSLMKALRSLEIEVSGLILPGVSQLSMEEIKRRIVKADDERIFLLAEAIRRGMLIEEINEITKIDLFFLKKLKNIIDGENEIKKVGFEGLNKENMKKFKKMGFADAEMALLLDREEEEIREKRYGWNIKPVFKMVDTCAAEFDAVTPYYYSTYEEENEAEISKKDKVIVLGSGPIRIGQGIEFDYCSVHAVWALKESGVESIIINNNPETVSTDFDTAHRLYFEPLTTEDVLHVIEQENPLGVVVQFGGQTAINLAEPLHRAGVKILGTSVEQTARAEDREQFDQLLTKLNIPRPAGKTGFSLQDAKNTAEELGFPMVIRPSYVLGGRAMEIVSNEKELISYMETAVKVSPKHPILLDKYVNGVEIEVDAISDGEDVFIPGIMEHIERAGVHSGDSIAVYPAQNLRPETEATIVDYATRICREMKVEGMVNIQFVVSKHKVYIIEVNPRSSRTVPIISKVTGVPMVNLATKVAMGKTLKELGYGTGLHPKPGFVAIKAPVFSFAKMIEVDISLGPEMKSTGEVLGVDQDYSKALYKALQAAGMDVPKQGGVLATISDKDKSESLALIRGFSELGFKIYATKGTAEYCRNHGVSVCVVNKIEEGTPNLLDLIRDDQIKLVINTLTKGKTPERDGFKIRREAVEQSIPCLTSLDTAAALLKVLNSIIFKMNPMEHYIS from the coding sequence ATGCCAAAGAGAAAAGACCTGAAAAAAGTAATGGTAATTGGTTCCGGCCCTATTGTTATTGGCCAGGCTGCAGAATTTGACTATGCGGGAACCCAGGCTTGTCGAGCCCTGAAGGAAGAGGGGATTTTAGAGGTTATTCTGATAAACAGTAATCCGGCTACCATCATGACCGATCCCCATATTGCCGACAAAGTATATATTGAACCCCTTACCGCCGAATTTGTGTCCAGGATTATTGCCAAAGAGAAACCCGACGGCCTTCTTCCCACCCTGGGTGGACAGACGGGTTTAAATATTGCCGTGGAATTAGCAGAAATGGGGATATTGGAGGAAGAAAATGTCGAACTATTGGGGACACCTCTGGAAACTATAAAGAAAGCAGAAGACCGGGAATTGTTTAAGCAGATGATGACGGATATTGGCGAACCGGTGCCGGAGAGTGTCATCGTAACTTCATTTAAGGAGGCCCGGGAGTTTGCGGAATCCATTGGTTATCCTGTGATCGTACGACCTGCCTATACTCTGGGGGGTACCGGTGGAGGTATTGCTCATAATCTTGAGGAATTGGAAGCCATTACTGTCCGGGGTTTACGCTACAGCCGGATTAACCAGGCCCTTATTGAAAAAAGCGTGGTAGGATGGAAAGAGATGGAATTTGAAATGATGCGGGATGGTGCCGGCAACTGTATTGTGGTCTGCGGCATGGAGAATTTTGACCCCATGGGTATTCATACTGGGGACAGTATCGTTACTGCTCCCATCCAGACTCTGACTACTACGGAATTTCATCGACTGCGGCAGTCCTGCATAAAAATTATGCATGCCTTAGGGATTGAGGGAGGCTGCAACGTGCAGTTTGCCGTGGATACCGAGAGCTTTGATTACTATGTGATTGAAGTAAATCCCCGGGTCAGCCGCTCCAGTGCCCTGGCCTCTAAGGCTACAGGTTACCCCATCGCCAAAGTTTCCGCTAAAATTGCTGTGGGGCTTACCCTGGAAGAGATTCAAAATCCGGTCACTGAAAAAACTACTGCTTGTTTTGAGCCTACTATTGACTATGTGGTTATGAAGATTCCCCGCTGGCCTTTTGACAAGTTCTATAAGGCGGACCGGGTGCTGGGGACTCAGATGAAGGCCACCGGTGAAGTCATGTCCATTGATCGGACCCTGGAGTCCTCCTTGATGAAGGCTCTTCGTTCTCTGGAAATCGAAGTAAGTGGGTTGATACTGCCGGGAGTTTCTCAACTCTCTATGGAGGAAATAAAACGTAGGATAGTAAAGGCTGATGATGAGAGGATTTTTCTACTGGCGGAAGCTATAAGACGGGGTATGTTGATAGAGGAAATAAATGAAATCACTAAAATTGACCTTTTCTTTCTAAAAAAGCTGAAAAATATTATAGATGGGGAAAATGAAATTAAAAAGGTTGGTTTTGAAGGTTTAAATAAAGAGAACATGAAAAAGTTTAAAAAGATGGGATTTGCCGATGCGGAAATGGCTCTCCTCCTGGATAGAGAAGAGGAGGAAATCAGGGAAAAGAGGTACGGGTGGAATATAAAACCTGTTTTTAAGATGGTAGATACCTGTGCTGCAGAGTTTGACGCCGTGACTCCCTACTATTATTCAACTTATGAAGAGGAAAATGAGGCGGAAATTTCTAAAAAAGATAAGGTCATCGTTTTAGGTTCCGGCCCCATCCGTATCGGACAGGGGATTGAATTTGACTACTGTTCTGTGCATGCTGTCTGGGCTTTGAAGGAGTCTGGGGTAGAATCCATCATTATTAACAATAACCCGGAAACGGTGAGCACAGATTTTGACACCGCCCACCGTCTTTACTTTGAACCCCTGACTACAGAGGATGTTCTGCATGTTATAGAGCAGGAGAACCCTCTGGGGGTGGTGGTTCAGTTTGGTGGACAGACGGCCATCAATCTGGCGGAACCCCTTCACCGGGCCGGGGTGAAAATTTTGGGAACCTCGGTGGAACAGACTGCCCGGGCAGAGGATCGGGAACAGTTTGATCAGCTGTTGACCAAACTGAATATTCCCAGGCCTGCTGGTAAAACCGGATTTTCTTTGCAGGATGCTAAGAATACGGCGGAAGAATTGGGCTTTCCCATGGTCATACGGCCCTCCTATGTGCTGGGGGGTAGGGCTATGGAGATTGTTTCCAATGAGAAGGAATTAATCTCATACATGGAGACGGCGGTGAAAGTATCCCCCAAACATCCTATTCTTTTAGATAAATATGTTAATGGGGTGGAGATAGAAGTGGATGCTATTTCCGATGGGGAGGACGTGTTTATTCCAGGGATTATGGAGCATATTGAAAGGGCCGGGGTGCACTCCGGCGACAGTATCGCCGTCTATCCCGCTCAAAATCTTCGTCCTGAGACGGAAGCTACTATTGTGGATTATGCCACCCGTATCTGCAGGGAAATGAAGGTTGAGGGAATGGTGAATATCCAGTTTGTGGTCAGTAAGCATAAAGTTTATATTATCGAGGTGAACCCCCGGTCCAGCCGCACAGTGCCCATTATCAGCAAGGTAACAGGGGTTCCTATGGTAAATCTGGCCACCAAGGTGGCTATGGGCAAGACACTGAAGGAACTGGGCTACGGCACCGGCCTGCATCCTAAACCTGGATTTGTGGCCATAAAAGCGCCGGTATTCTCCTTTGCCAAAATGATTGAGGTGGATATTTCCTTAGGCCCGGAAATGAAGTCCACGGGAGAAGTGCTGGGGGTGGATCAGGATTATTCCAAGGCCCTTTATAAAGCACTGCAGGCAGCGGGGATGGATGTCCCCAAACAGGGGGGGGTTCTGGCAACCATATCAGACAAGGATAAAAGTGAATCTTTAGCCTTGATTCGAGGATTCTCAGAGCTGGGCTTTAAAATATATGCTACCAAGGGCACGGCGGAATACTGCCGCAACCATGGGGTTAGTGTATGTGTAGTAAACAAGATTGAGGAGGGTACTCCTAACCTGCTGGATTTAATTCGGGATGATCAGATTAAGCTGGTAATTAACACTCTAACTAAGGGCAAAACCCCGGAAAGGGATGGGTTTAAGATTCGCCGGGAAGCGGTGGAACAGTCTATTCCTTGTTTAACCTCTCTGGACACGGCGGCGGCCCTCTTAAAAGTACTGAATTCTATTATTTTTAAGATGAACCCTATGGAGCATTACATTTCTTAA